A region of Vitis riparia cultivar Riparia Gloire de Montpellier isolate 1030 chromosome 1, EGFV_Vit.rip_1.0, whole genome shotgun sequence DNA encodes the following proteins:
- the LOC117922669 gene encoding uncharacterized protein LOC117922669, protein MENVLLKVAIFMASFLVASASPSPFSPTAPILGSILRSLGFRELSVAAYSLTESPWSGGPYTIFAPTDAAISVCGSCSVSRILQEHTLPGIFSVNYLRTLAFGTKLETMVPGRCITITSDLLNGTKVFLGGAEIDRPNLFNNGFVVVHGLSGFVSHLSPFSCILGPAYPVPAFSVMRLMLRDASMRLRISGYSVLALALRVKYAELAGLQNVTVFGVDDAAIFAGGQAYVRDVRFHIVPNRLLMASDLEEMPAATVLPTLERNQTLVVTTAGGGGVLEPMRINHVRITSPNVVHNLKIVVHGLSKPFPHLNDPPVAQASSCEIEGSMDGYESCALAPTLEIKSTAEIDDDHGL, encoded by the coding sequence atgGAGAATGTTCTGCTGAAAGTGGCCATCTTCATGGCCTCGTTCCTTGTTGCTTCAGCTTCTCCATCTCCATTTTCTCCAACAGCGCCAATCTTGGGTTCGATTCTGAGGAGCCTAGGCTTCCGAGAGCTGTCTGTGGCCGCTTACTCTCTCACGGAGTCACCCTGGAGCGGTGGTCCGTACACTATCTTTGCGCCAACGGATGCTGCCATCAGCGTCTGCGGCTCGTGTTCTGTGTCAAGGATCCTCCAGGAGCACACTCTTCCAGGTATATTCTCCGTCAACTACCTGCGCACGTTAGCATTCGGCACCAAACTTGAGACTATGGTGCCGGGGAGGTGCATCACGATCACGTCCGATTTGCTCAACGGCACCAAGGTGTTCCTCGGAGGAGCCGAGATCGACCGTCCGAATCTGTTCAACAATGGTTTTGTCGTCGTTCATGGCCTTTCTGGATTCGTCTCCCACCTCTCGCCCTTTTCTTGCATCCTTGGACCGGCGTACCCTGTTCCGGCCTTCTCTGTCATGCGCCTGATGCTGAGGGACGCCTCCATGAGACTGAGGATCAGCGGGTACAGCGTGCTCGCGCTTGCTCTGAGGGTGAAGTACGCTGAGCTGGCAGGGCTGCAGAATGTGACGGTGTTTGGAGTGGACGATGCAGCGATCTTCGCCGGAGGTCAGGCGTACGTTCGTGATGTGAGGTTTCACATAGTGCCGAACCGCCTACTGATGGCCTCCGATCTCGAAGAAATGCCTGCGGCGACGGTGTTGCCGACTTTGGAACGTAACCAAACCCTAGTGGTGACCACAGCCGGAGGAGGCGGAGTGTTGGAGCCAATGAGGATCAATCACGTGCGGATCACGAGCCCTAATGTCGTCCATAATCTCAAGATCGTGGTTCACGGCCTGTCCAAGCCGTTCCCGCACCTCAATGATCCGCCGGTGGCCCAAGCATCTTCCTGCGAGATTGAAGGGTCAATGGACGGCTACGAATCTTGTGCGCTGGCCCCCACGCTGGAGATCAAATCGACAGCTGAGATTGATGATGACCATGGATTGTGA
- the LOC117922654 gene encoding pentatricopeptide repeat-containing protein At2g35130 isoform X1: MLIVECTSKYIFVEPRSCRGDVYWRAENTNGGVVEKGKRDSLFIDKRGKFRSFNFKKLSRKKGGSLRGRGWKYGSGFVDGIFPVMSPIAQQILDFVQKEECSTRIWGSLDSLSPNHTTWDDIINVAVQLRLNKQWDAIVLICGWILYRSSFHPDVICYNLLIDAYGQKSLYKKAESTYLELLEARCVPTEDTYALLLKAYCTSGLLEKAEAVFAEMRKYGFPPSAVVYNAYIDGLMKGGDTQKAVEIFERMKRDRCQPSTATYTMLINLYGKASKSYMALKVFHEMRSQKCKPNICTFTALVNAFAREGLCEKAEEIFEQLQEAGLEPDVYAYNALMEAYSRAGFPYGAAEIFSLMQHMGCEPDGASYNIMVDAYGRAGLHEDAQAVFEVMKRLGITPTMKSHMLLLSAYSRAGKVAKCEEIVNQMHKSGIKPDTFVLNSMLNLYGRLGQFEKMEEVLTTMEKGPYPADISTYNILINIYGRAGFFARMEELFRSLPARNLIPDVVTWTSRIGAYSRRKQYNRCLEVFEEMIDAGCYPDGGTAKVLLSACSNGDQIQEVTTVIRTMHKDMRTSL, translated from the exons AT GTTGATTGTTGAATGCACATCGAAGTATATATTTGTAGAACCTAGAAGTTGCAGGGGTGATGTCTATTGGAGAGCAGAGAATACAAACGGTGGTGTGGTTGAGAAGGGCAAACGCGACAGTTTGTTTATTGACAAGCGTGGCAAATTTAGAagctttaatttcaaaaaactatCTAGGAAAAAGG GTGGTTCTTTAAGGGGCCGAGGATGGAAATATGGATCTGGTTTTGTTGATGGGATTTTCCCTGTAATGAGCCCCATTGCTCAGCAGATTCTTGACTTTGTACAGAAGGAAGAGTGTTCAACTAGAATTTGGGGTTCACTTGATTCTCTCTCCCCCAATCACACCACCTGGGATGATATCATTAATGTAGCTGTCCAACTTCGTCTGAATAAACAATGGGATGCAATTGTGCTG ATCTGTGGGTGGATATTGTACAGGAGCTCCTTCCATCCAGATGTTATCTGTTACAATTTACTTATAGATGCTTATGGGCAGAAATCACTTTACAAGAAGGCAGAATCCACATATTTAGAACTTCTTGAAGCACGATGTGTTCCTACTGAAGATACATATGCCCTTCTTCTAAAGGCCTACTGCACATCAGGGCTGCTGGAGAAAGCTGAAGCTGTTTTTGCTGAGATGCGAAAATACGGCTTCCCCCCAA GTGCAGTTGTGTACAATGCTTACATTGATGGGCTAATGAAGGGAGGAGACACCCAAAAGGCCGTGGAGATCTTTGAGAGGATGAAGAGAGATCGCTGTCAACCATCTACCGCAACTTACACAATGTTGATCAACTTATATGGAAAG GCTAGCAAGTCCTATATGGCCTTAAAGGTGTTTCATGAAATGAGGAGTCAAAAGTGTAAGCCTAATATCTGCACATTCACTGCTCTGGTGAATGCATTTGCAAGAGAGGGGCTTTGTGAGAAAGCAGAAGAAATATTTGAGCAGCTGCAAGAAGCTGGGCTTGAACCGGATGTGTACGCTTATAATGCCCTCATGGAAGCCTACAG TCGCGCAGGTTTTCCCTATGGGGCTGCAGAGATATTTTCCCTCATGCAGCACATGGGGTGTGAACCGGATGGAGCTTCATACAATATCATGGTGGATGCATATGGAAGGGCTGGTCTTCATGAGG ATGCACAAGCCGTGTTTGAGGTGATGAAGCGATTGGGGATAACTCCCACTATGAAATCCCATATGCTGCTTCTATCTGCCTACTCCCGAGCCGGCAAAGTGGCAAAATGCGAAGAGATTGTGAACCAGATGCACAAATCAGGGATCAAACCTGACACATTCGTCCTCAACAGTATGCTCAACCTGTATGGCCGGCTAGGCCAGTttgagaaaatggaagaagtCTTGACTACAATGGAGAAAGGACCATATCCAGCTGATATCAGCACATACAACATCCTGATCAACATATACGGCAGGGCGGGATTCTTCGCCAGAATGGAGGAACTTTTCAGATCACTTCCTGCTAGAAACTTGATACCGGACGTTGTCACATGGACTTCACGAATTGGAGCCTACTCAAGAAGGAAACAGTACAATCGATGCCTGGAAGTGTTCGAAGAAATGATCGATGCCGGGTGTTACCCAGATGGAGGAACTGCCAAGGTACTTCTCTCGGCTTGTTCAAATGGAGATCAAATCCAAGAGGTTACTACTGTAATTAGAACAATGCATAAAGATATGAGAACTTCATTATAA
- the LOC117914524 gene encoding putative F-box protein At4g38870 — protein sequence MTAVVEIPDDVVVEILARLPVKSLLRFRCVCKLWRSIISDSSFIELHRTLSVTRAGGNLLLLCFPSVAHWPWRLLFYIDHWEEEGRCNAFRNDFSLSGFSECINGLICQDDPQPQVGNLSTKESVILPKTAMDFPKWIQTSSHCSLGFEPRNNTYKILRTWKVYWSSLDWSPRFEIFTLGSNTWRIIIPESNISVPGHRHSVCVGGTMYWNNLREKNVVAFDVAEERFRLVPSPCRTIYSAIVKLDGRVAMVNYHGLVDGGDSMRVWVLEDDRNGTWSMEKKIVFPSIWRDVKRGMPSFCHLIFETTHGAELVFVPQSESSEKIYVVYYDIERRRMRFKSLVKPEMYGVGCPPSVCNYVESLVSLREIINPNNS from the coding sequence ATGACGGCCGTCGTTGAAATTCCCGACGACGTGGTAGTTGAAATACTCGCCAGACTTCCGGTGAAATCGTTACTTCGGTTCCGGTGCGTTTGTAAGCTTTGGCGTAGTATAATCTCCGATTCATCCTTTATCGAACTGCACCGAACCCTTTCCGTTACTCGCGCCGGCGGCAACCTTCTCCTTCTCTGCTTTCCCAGCGTCGCCCACTGGCCGTGGAGACTCCTGTTCTACATAGACCACTGGGAGGAAGAAGGCCGCTGCAACGCTTTCCGCAACGACTTCTCTCTTTCAGGGTTCTCCGAGTGTATAAACGGACTCATCTGCCAGGACGACCCCCAACCCCAAGTCGGCAACCTGAGCACTAAAGAGAGCGTGATCCTTCCGAAGACGGCAATGGATTTCCCGAAATGGATACAAACCAGTTCGCATTGCTCCCTCGGATTCGAACCTCGTAACAACACCTACAAAATCTTGAGGACCTGGAAAGTTTATTGGTCGTCCCTCGATTGGTCGCCCAGATTCGAGATTTTCACTCTGGGATCCAACACATGGCGGATTATTATCCCTGAGTCCAACATCTCCGTCCCCGGTCACCGGCACAGTGTCTGCGTCGGCGGAACTATGTACTGGAATAATCTGCGGGAGAAGAACGTAGTGGCGTTCGATGTGGCGGAGGAGAGGTTTCGACTGGTTCCATCCCCCTGTCGTACCATCTATTCCGCCATAGTAAAGTTAGATGGGCGGGTGGCCATGGTGAATTACCATGGTCTCGTCGATGGCGGCGACAGTATGAGGGTGTGGGTACTGGAAGACGATCGAAATGGGACTTGGagtatggagaaaaaaattgtctttccaTCGATTTGGAGGGATGTGAAGCGGGGCATGCCTTCGTTTTGTCATCTGATATTTGAAACAACGCATGGGGCTGAACTGGTGTTTGTTCCACAGTCGGAGTCAAGTGAGAAGATATATGTGGTGTATTATGATATAGAAAGGAGGAGGATGAGGTTCAAATCTTTGGTGAAACCAGAGATGTATGGGGTGGGATGTCCTCCCAGTGTTTGTAATTATGTGGAGAGTCTTGTATCGTTGAGGGAAATAATTAACCCAAACAATTCCTAA
- the LOC117922654 gene encoding pentatricopeptide repeat-containing protein At2g35130 isoform X2 — translation MSPIAQQILDFVQKEECSTRIWGSLDSLSPNHTTWDDIINVAVQLRLNKQWDAIVLICGWILYRSSFHPDVICYNLLIDAYGQKSLYKKAESTYLELLEARCVPTEDTYALLLKAYCTSGLLEKAEAVFAEMRKYGFPPSAVVYNAYIDGLMKGGDTQKAVEIFERMKRDRCQPSTATYTMLINLYGKASKSYMALKVFHEMRSQKCKPNICTFTALVNAFAREGLCEKAEEIFEQLQEAGLEPDVYAYNALMEAYSRAGFPYGAAEIFSLMQHMGCEPDGASYNIMVDAYGRAGLHEDAQAVFEVMKRLGITPTMKSHMLLLSAYSRAGKVAKCEEIVNQMHKSGIKPDTFVLNSMLNLYGRLGQFEKMEEVLTTMEKGPYPADISTYNILINIYGRAGFFARMEELFRSLPARNLIPDVVTWTSRIGAYSRRKQYNRCLEVFEEMIDAGCYPDGGTAKVLLSACSNGDQIQEVTTVIRTMHKDMRTSL, via the exons ATGAGCCCCATTGCTCAGCAGATTCTTGACTTTGTACAGAAGGAAGAGTGTTCAACTAGAATTTGGGGTTCACTTGATTCTCTCTCCCCCAATCACACCACCTGGGATGATATCATTAATGTAGCTGTCCAACTTCGTCTGAATAAACAATGGGATGCAATTGTGCTG ATCTGTGGGTGGATATTGTACAGGAGCTCCTTCCATCCAGATGTTATCTGTTACAATTTACTTATAGATGCTTATGGGCAGAAATCACTTTACAAGAAGGCAGAATCCACATATTTAGAACTTCTTGAAGCACGATGTGTTCCTACTGAAGATACATATGCCCTTCTTCTAAAGGCCTACTGCACATCAGGGCTGCTGGAGAAAGCTGAAGCTGTTTTTGCTGAGATGCGAAAATACGGCTTCCCCCCAA GTGCAGTTGTGTACAATGCTTACATTGATGGGCTAATGAAGGGAGGAGACACCCAAAAGGCCGTGGAGATCTTTGAGAGGATGAAGAGAGATCGCTGTCAACCATCTACCGCAACTTACACAATGTTGATCAACTTATATGGAAAG GCTAGCAAGTCCTATATGGCCTTAAAGGTGTTTCATGAAATGAGGAGTCAAAAGTGTAAGCCTAATATCTGCACATTCACTGCTCTGGTGAATGCATTTGCAAGAGAGGGGCTTTGTGAGAAAGCAGAAGAAATATTTGAGCAGCTGCAAGAAGCTGGGCTTGAACCGGATGTGTACGCTTATAATGCCCTCATGGAAGCCTACAG TCGCGCAGGTTTTCCCTATGGGGCTGCAGAGATATTTTCCCTCATGCAGCACATGGGGTGTGAACCGGATGGAGCTTCATACAATATCATGGTGGATGCATATGGAAGGGCTGGTCTTCATGAGG ATGCACAAGCCGTGTTTGAGGTGATGAAGCGATTGGGGATAACTCCCACTATGAAATCCCATATGCTGCTTCTATCTGCCTACTCCCGAGCCGGCAAAGTGGCAAAATGCGAAGAGATTGTGAACCAGATGCACAAATCAGGGATCAAACCTGACACATTCGTCCTCAACAGTATGCTCAACCTGTATGGCCGGCTAGGCCAGTttgagaaaatggaagaagtCTTGACTACAATGGAGAAAGGACCATATCCAGCTGATATCAGCACATACAACATCCTGATCAACATATACGGCAGGGCGGGATTCTTCGCCAGAATGGAGGAACTTTTCAGATCACTTCCTGCTAGAAACTTGATACCGGACGTTGTCACATGGACTTCACGAATTGGAGCCTACTCAAGAAGGAAACAGTACAATCGATGCCTGGAAGTGTTCGAAGAAATGATCGATGCCGGGTGTTACCCAGATGGAGGAACTGCCAAGGTACTTCTCTCGGCTTGTTCAAATGGAGATCAAATCCAAGAGGTTACTACTGTAATTAGAACAATGCATAAAGATATGAGAACTTCATTATAA